One genomic segment of Rhizobium sp. 11515TR includes these proteins:
- a CDS encoding ABC transporter ATP-binding protein gives MTTAVLTIEGVSKRFGSTLANDNISLSLAKGEIVALLGENGAGKTTLMSILFGHYVPDTGRILIDNVELPQGKPRAAIRAGVGMVHQHFSLAPNLTVLENIMTGTERLWSLTSQMTVARNKLLAISERFGLKVDPDARLGDLSVGEQQRVEILKALYNDARILILDEPTAVLTQIEAEKLFSTLKQMAAQGLSLIFISHKLDEVMATADRIVVLRGGKVAAERQASQTSKAELAELMVGHRVTRPTREKSIPGAIALEARDITLKSGGVERLKKISFHVRAGEVLAIIGVSGNGQAPLGQILSGTANRSSGELLLFGKPVGDLDVAAVIDAGIGRIPEDRNRDGAIGEMAIWENAVLERLSSYSKHGLVDRGAGMAFAREIIEAFDVRGGSAASRTRLLSGGNMQKLILGRNLHERPRILIAAQPARGLDEGAVAAVHGRILEARRQGTAVLLISEDLDEVIALADRIQAIVGGRLSAPIDAGEADARLLGLMMAGEWKERSGAEHAI, from the coding sequence ATGACCACAGCCGTTCTCACCATCGAAGGTGTCAGCAAGCGTTTCGGCAGCACCCTCGCCAATGACAACATCTCGCTGTCCTTGGCAAAGGGCGAGATCGTTGCCCTGCTCGGAGAAAACGGCGCCGGCAAGACGACGCTGATGAGCATCCTCTTCGGCCACTATGTGCCCGATACCGGCCGCATCCTGATCGACAATGTGGAACTGCCACAGGGCAAGCCGCGCGCGGCGATCCGGGCTGGCGTCGGTATGGTGCATCAGCATTTCTCGCTGGCACCGAACTTGACTGTGCTCGAAAACATTATGACGGGCACCGAGAGGTTGTGGTCGCTCACATCTCAAATGACGGTGGCCCGCAACAAGCTTCTGGCGATCTCAGAACGTTTCGGCCTGAAGGTCGACCCCGATGCCCGCCTCGGCGATCTCTCGGTCGGCGAGCAGCAGCGGGTGGAAATCCTGAAAGCGCTCTACAATGATGCGCGCATCCTGATCCTCGACGAGCCGACCGCCGTTCTCACCCAGATCGAGGCGGAAAAGCTCTTCTCGACGCTGAAACAGATGGCCGCACAAGGCCTGTCTTTGATCTTCATCTCCCACAAGCTCGATGAAGTCATGGCCACGGCCGACCGTATCGTCGTCCTGCGTGGCGGCAAGGTTGCGGCCGAAAGGCAGGCATCTCAGACCAGCAAGGCCGAGCTTGCCGAACTTATGGTCGGACATCGCGTCACGCGCCCAACTCGCGAGAAAAGCATCCCCGGCGCTATTGCGCTCGAAGCCCGCGACATCACGCTCAAAAGCGGCGGCGTCGAGCGCCTGAAGAAGATCAGCTTTCATGTCCGCGCCGGTGAAGTTCTGGCCATTATCGGCGTGTCGGGTAACGGCCAGGCGCCCCTGGGGCAAATCCTGTCCGGCACCGCAAACCGTTCCTCCGGTGAACTTCTTCTGTTCGGCAAGCCCGTCGGCGATCTTGATGTGGCTGCGGTCATCGATGCAGGCATCGGTCGCATTCCGGAAGACCGAAATCGTGATGGTGCGATCGGCGAAATGGCGATCTGGGAGAATGCCGTGCTCGAGCGCCTGTCTTCCTATTCGAAGCATGGTCTGGTCGACCGCGGTGCCGGCATGGCCTTCGCGCGGGAGATCATCGAGGCATTCGATGTGCGCGGCGGCAGTGCGGCAAGCCGCACCCGGCTGTTGTCCGGCGGCAATATGCAGAAGCTGATCCTCGGCCGCAATCTCCATGAGCGACCACGAATCCTCATCGCCGCCCAGCCGGCGCGCGGACTGGATGAAGGGGCCGTAGCCGCCGTTCACGGACGCATTCTGGAAGCGCGCCGACAGGGCACCGCCGTTCTATTGATCTCGGAGGATTTGGACGAAGTGATCGCCTTGGCCGATCGCATCCAGGCCATCGTCGGCGGTCGTCTTTCGGCACCAATCGATGCCGGTGAGGCCGATGCACGCCTGCTGGGATTGATGATGGCTGGTGAGTGGAAGGAAAGAAGCGGGGCCGAACATGCGATTTGA
- a CDS encoding dihydrodipicolinate synthase family protein codes for MSENFGLSAALATPFDADGEIATPGVIEQAKHCLANGCKSVTLFGTTGEGASIGMQERKQVLAAMIAAGITPKQIVMGVLVDAAEDAAAQAGQALAQGVRNILLAPPSYFKNVSDDGLFKWFSAVFTMLGTHARDVIVYNIPSVTMVPLSISLVGRLRAAFPDVVVGVKDSSGDWPYTEELLKTHGDLIILIGDERHLARGVRLGGQGAISGMANLLPREVQAMAEKGIDDANVERFVEQLLNYPVIPSIKAILARLTDNDSWLSVRPPLVALNSHDSDTLFAAFGALFRAKAA; via the coding sequence ATGAGCGAGAATTTTGGCCTGTCGGCCGCCTTGGCAACACCCTTTGACGCGGATGGCGAGATTGCGACCCCAGGCGTGATCGAACAGGCGAAGCACTGCCTTGCCAATGGCTGCAAAAGCGTCACCCTTTTCGGCACCACGGGCGAAGGTGCTTCGATCGGCATGCAGGAGCGCAAGCAGGTTCTGGCCGCCATGATCGCCGCCGGCATCACGCCGAAGCAGATCGTCATGGGCGTGCTCGTCGATGCCGCCGAGGATGCTGCCGCCCAGGCTGGACAGGCGCTGGCGCAGGGTGTCCGCAATATTCTTCTTGCCCCGCCGTCTTACTTCAAGAACGTCAGCGACGACGGCCTCTTCAAATGGTTTTCGGCCGTTTTCACCATGCTGGGCACGCATGCCCGCGACGTGATCGTCTATAATATTCCGTCGGTAACGATGGTGCCGCTCTCCATTTCCCTCGTTGGCCGCCTGCGCGCCGCATTTCCGGATGTCGTTGTCGGCGTCAAGGACTCCTCCGGTGACTGGCCCTATACCGAGGAACTTCTGAAGACGCATGGCGATCTCATCATTCTGATTGGCGACGAGCGCCATCTTGCCCGCGGCGTTCGGCTCGGCGGACAGGGAGCAATTTCCGGCATGGCAAATCTCCTTCCCCGCGAAGTGCAGGCCATGGCGGAAAAGGGCATCGACGACGCCAATGTCGAGCGCTTCGTCGAGCAACTGCTGAACTATCCGGTCATTCCCTCGATCAAGGCCATTCTCGCCCGTTTGACTGACAACGATAGCTGGCTTTCTGTACGGCCGCCGCTCGTGGCATTGAACAGCCATGATTCCGACACGCTCTTTGCTGCTTTCGGCGCATTGTTTCGCGCCAAGGCCGCCTAA
- a CDS encoding GntR family transcriptional regulator: MDGPGEQTTLREKAYESFTRHLLARDVRPGQFISQRRLVELTGLTLGAIRELIPRLEAEGLIKTVPQRGLQIAHIDLDLIREAFQLRLFLEKEAVALFTYSASDETIAKLLKDHRDIADAIRSGDSSQELELHAQSVDWGMHDAFIDALGNTIISNAYRVNSIKMRLISQDRFRINGHVGPVMEEHLKVLEAIERRSAEEAVTALVAHIGGARDRALKM, translated from the coding sequence ATGGACGGACCAGGCGAACAGACGACGTTGAGAGAGAAAGCCTATGAGAGCTTCACGCGCCATCTCCTGGCGCGCGACGTTCGGCCCGGGCAATTCATCTCGCAACGGCGGCTCGTCGAGCTGACGGGACTGACGCTCGGCGCGATCCGCGAATTGATCCCGCGCCTGGAGGCCGAAGGGCTTATCAAGACGGTGCCGCAGCGCGGGCTGCAGATCGCCCATATCGATCTGGACCTGATCCGCGAAGCTTTCCAGCTTCGTCTTTTTCTGGAAAAGGAAGCCGTCGCACTGTTCACCTATTCGGCATCTGACGAGACGATTGCCAAGCTTCTGAAGGACCATCGCGATATCGCCGATGCGATCCGCTCCGGCGACAGCTCACAGGAACTAGAGCTTCACGCGCAATCGGTGGACTGGGGCATGCACGATGCCTTCATCGACGCGCTCGGCAACACGATCATCTCGAACGCCTATCGGGTCAATTCAATCAAGATGCGGCTGATCAGCCAGGACAGGTTTCGCATCAACGGCCATGTCGGGCCGGTCATGGAAGAGCATCTGAAAGTGCTCGAAGCCATTGAGAGGCGCTCAGCCGAAGAGGCGGTTACCGCGCTGGTAGCCCATATCGGTGGAGCGCGGGATCGCGCGTTAAAGATGTAA
- a CDS encoding amidohydrolase family protein, whose product MFDLIIRNANLPDGRKGIDIAVKDGKIAAIEASIAAEAREEIDATNRLVSPPFVDPHFHMDATLSLGLPRMNISGTLLEGIALWGELRPIVTKEELIDRALRYCDLAVTQGLLFIRSHVDTSDPKLVTAEALLEVKDRVKPYIDLQLVAFPQDGYYRARDGVASLERALDMGIDIVGGIPHFERTMDEGRASVEALCRIAADRGLPVDMHCDETDDPMSRHIETLAAETVRFGLQGRVAGSHLTSMHSMDNYYVSKLIPLMAEAKINVIPNPLINIMLQGRHDTYPKRRGMTRVRELMDAGLNVSFGHDCVMDPWYSMGSGDMLEVGHMAIHVAQMAGIEDKKKIFDALTVNSAKTLGLEGYGLEKGCNADFVVLQAVDTQEALRLKPNRLAVVKRGKVIARSAPRIGELFLDGRPSQIDGGLDYVPAAG is encoded by the coding sequence ATGTTCGATCTGATCATTCGCAATGCCAATCTGCCCGATGGCCGCAAGGGCATCGACATCGCGGTCAAGGATGGCAAGATCGCAGCAATCGAAGCCTCGATCGCGGCGGAGGCAAGGGAAGAAATCGATGCGACCAACCGGCTGGTGAGCCCACCCTTCGTCGACCCGCATTTCCATATGGATGCAACGCTTTCACTTGGCCTGCCACGCATGAATATATCAGGCACGCTTCTGGAGGGCATCGCGCTTTGGGGAGAATTGCGCCCGATCGTGACAAAGGAGGAGCTTATCGATCGCGCGCTGCGCTACTGCGATCTCGCCGTCACCCAAGGACTGCTGTTCATCCGCAGCCATGTCGACACTTCGGATCCGAAGCTGGTGACGGCCGAGGCGCTTCTGGAGGTGAAGGACAGGGTCAAGCCCTATATCGACCTGCAGCTCGTCGCCTTCCCGCAGGATGGTTATTACCGCGCTAGGGATGGCGTGGCTTCCCTTGAACGTGCGCTCGACATGGGTATCGACATCGTCGGCGGTATCCCGCATTTCGAACGCACGATGGATGAAGGCCGGGCGTCGGTGGAGGCGCTTTGCAGGATCGCTGCAGATCGCGGCCTTCCTGTCGACATGCATTGCGACGAAACCGACGACCCGATGTCGCGCCATATCGAGACGCTGGCGGCAGAGACGGTCCGTTTCGGACTACAGGGCCGCGTCGCCGGCTCACACCTGACCTCGATGCATTCGATGGACAATTACTATGTCTCCAAGCTCATCCCATTGATGGCAGAGGCGAAGATCAACGTCATCCCCAACCCACTCATCAACATCATGCTGCAAGGCCGCCATGACACCTATCCCAAACGGCGCGGCATGACGCGCGTGCGCGAACTGATGGATGCTGGGCTCAACGTTTCCTTCGGCCATGATTGCGTGATGGACCCCTGGTATTCGATGGGTTCGGGCGACATGCTCGAGGTCGGCCATATGGCCATCCACGTCGCACAGATGGCCGGCATCGAAGACAAGAAGAAGATCTTCGACGCACTCACCGTCAACTCCGCCAAGACGCTCGGCCTTGAAGGCTACGGCCTGGAAAAGGGCTGCAATGCCGATTTCGTCGTGCTGCAGGCTGTCGACACGCAGGAGGCGCTGCGCCTGAAACCCAATCGCCTCGCCGTCGTCAAACGCGGCAAGGTGATCGCCCGCTCCGCGCCGCGCATCGGCGAGCTCTTCCTCGATGGCCGTCCCTCACAGATCGATGGCGGACTCGATTACGTTCCGGCAGCGGGCTAA
- a CDS encoding ABC transporter permease — MRFERREHRPLYMMVLAPPLAVIAALALAGILIAIAGAPVFEAYRRILLGAFGSRLSATETLTRATPLILTGLAAAVAFRARLWNIGAEGQFYFGAIAVAAFGSKILAGLPGSILIPLLMVIGAIAGMILILVPLWLRLRFSVDEVVTSLILNFIAVLFVSMLIDGVLKDPTAFGWPQSQALADHAMLPKLIARSRLHIGFAIAIVIAAIVYFIQSRTVFGMQSRAAGLNPSGAVFAGVRLGSTLVKVACLSGGLAGLAGAIEVMGVKGYVTTDLSPGFGYAGIVVAMLANLNPLGVVLAAIFTATMFVGADGMSRSLGIPTYIADVTVALSLLTMLIALFFTQYRIRR; from the coding sequence ATGCGATTTGAACGGCGCGAACACCGCCCACTCTACATGATGGTCCTGGCGCCGCCGCTTGCGGTCATCGCGGCCCTGGCGCTCGCCGGCATCTTGATCGCGATTGCCGGAGCGCCGGTCTTCGAAGCCTATCGGCGGATTTTGCTTGGGGCCTTCGGGTCGCGGCTTTCGGCAACGGAGACATTGACGCGTGCAACGCCATTGATCCTGACGGGTCTTGCCGCCGCCGTCGCCTTTCGTGCTCGCCTGTGGAACATCGGCGCCGAGGGGCAATTCTATTTCGGCGCAATTGCCGTTGCGGCTTTCGGGTCGAAAATACTCGCCGGGTTGCCCGGCTCGATCCTTATTCCGCTGTTGATGGTGATCGGCGCCATTGCCGGCATGATCCTGATCCTCGTGCCGCTATGGCTGCGGCTGCGCTTCTCCGTCGACGAGGTTGTGACGAGCCTCATCCTGAATTTCATCGCCGTTCTCTTCGTCTCCATGCTAATCGACGGTGTGCTGAAAGACCCGACGGCATTCGGCTGGCCGCAATCCCAGGCGCTTGCCGATCACGCCATGCTGCCGAAGCTGATCGCCCGATCGCGCCTTCATATCGGCTTTGCAATTGCGATCGTCATTGCGGCAATCGTCTACTTCATCCAGTCGCGCACGGTCTTCGGCATGCAGTCGCGAGCAGCCGGCCTCAATCCGTCAGGCGCCGTCTTCGCCGGCGTTCGTCTCGGCTCGACGCTCGTCAAGGTCGCCTGTCTTTCGGGCGGGCTTGCCGGCCTTGCCGGCGCGATCGAAGTCATGGGCGTCAAAGGTTACGTCACGACCGATCTGTCGCCAGGCTTCGGCTATGCCGGCATCGTCGTTGCCATGCTTGCAAACCTCAACCCGCTCGGAGTCGTCCTTGCGGCGATCTTCACCGCCACCATGTTCGTCGGTGCCGACGGCATGAGCCGCAGCCTCGGCATCCCCACTTACATCGCCGATGTCACGGTTGCCCTGTCGCTGTTGACCATGCTCATCGCCTTGTTCTTCACGCAGTACAGGATCCGCCGATGA
- a CDS encoding ABC transporter permease, with amino-acid sequence MSTLVDIIASAGLWAAVLRIATPLIFGTLGALLCERAGVLNLGIEGIMTFGAMIGWLSVYHGADLWTGLLIAAIAGGIFGLLHSALTVTLGLSQHVSGLGVTLFASSFSYYVFRLIVPVAGTPPTITPFQPIAIPGLSTFPFIGPALFTQTTPTYLAILVALVMAYLIFRTPIGLAIRMTGENPHAAEAQGLNPMKIRYGAIIAGSALMGMGGAFLTLSAFNSFFPTMVQGRGWICIALVVFSSWRPGRALFGALLFAFFDAFQLRLQTAVQGVPYQIFLMTPYILSIVALAVMSRRARVPQALMQPYRRGER; translated from the coding sequence ATGAGCACGCTGGTCGACATCATTGCTTCAGCCGGACTTTGGGCGGCCGTGCTGCGGATCGCGACGCCACTGATCTTCGGCACGCTCGGCGCGCTGCTTTGCGAGAGAGCCGGCGTCCTCAATCTCGGCATCGAGGGCATCATGACATTCGGTGCAATGATCGGCTGGCTCTCCGTCTATCACGGCGCCGATCTTTGGACCGGTCTTTTGATTGCGGCGATCGCCGGCGGCATTTTCGGACTTCTGCATTCGGCCCTGACGGTGACGCTCGGCCTGTCGCAACATGTATCGGGCCTCGGTGTGACGCTCTTCGCGTCCAGCTTCAGTTACTACGTTTTCCGGCTGATCGTTCCCGTCGCCGGGACGCCGCCGACCATCACCCCGTTCCAGCCGATCGCCATTCCCGGGCTTTCCACCTTCCCCTTCATCGGCCCGGCGCTTTTCACACAGACGACGCCGACCTATCTCGCAATCCTGGTCGCGCTGGTCATGGCCTATCTGATCTTTCGCACGCCCATCGGGCTTGCGATCCGCATGACGGGTGAGAACCCGCATGCAGCCGAGGCTCAAGGCCTCAACCCGATGAAGATCCGCTATGGCGCGATCATTGCCGGCAGCGCCCTGATGGGCATGGGCGGTGCTTTCCTGACGCTTTCCGCCTTTAACAGCTTCTTTCCAACGATGGTGCAGGGCCGCGGCTGGATCTGCATCGCGCTCGTTGTCTTTTCGTCCTGGCGGCCGGGCCGGGCGCTGTTCGGCGCCCTGCTCTTCGCCTTCTTCGACGCTTTCCAACTGCGCCTGCAGACCGCAGTCCAGGGCGTGCCCTATCAGATCTTCCTGATGACGCCGTATATTCTGTCCATTGTCGCCCTTGCGGTCATGAGCAGGCGAGCGCGCGTGCCACAGGCGCTGATGCAACCCTATCGCCGCGGCGAAAGATAA
- a CDS encoding ABC transporter substrate-binding protein, whose protein sequence is MSSSFFNPTRRGFMAGTAALGAASLLGVRTASAAVDWKRFAGTTLEVNLVKSPRSETILKYLSEFEALTGIKVNAEATPEQQQRQKTTIELSSGKPSFDVVHLSYHVQKRQFEKGGWLADISGFMKDPSLTDPSLTESDFAEAGLKFAKDSAGVMRSLPFSVDYWIVYWNKTLFEKKGLAYPETFEDMAKAAEALTDKSTNTYGFVARGLKNANAPVWTTFMLGYGTTPLSADGKLQTESQGAVDAAKLYQRLMTKSAPPGVSGFNWAEAQSAFLQGKIGMWVDGVGFAPPIENPEKSRVVGQVGYGVMPKGPNAQAAATTGDGLGVTAASQKKEAAYLFCQWAISHDMGTRLLQAGAGVPFRQSILEDQKVREGVKMPGAWLDAVAGSAKVSQLALPVIIPVTEFRDIYGVALTNMIGGADPAAELKTATAQFEPVLARSEG, encoded by the coding sequence ATGTCATCGTCATTTTTCAATCCGACACGTCGCGGCTTCATGGCCGGCACGGCCGCACTCGGCGCGGCAAGCCTTCTCGGTGTCCGCACCGCTTCGGCAGCCGTCGACTGGAAGCGCTTTGCCGGCACGACGCTCGAAGTCAATCTGGTCAAGAGCCCGCGCAGTGAGACGATCCTCAAATATCTGAGCGAGTTCGAGGCTCTGACGGGCATCAAGGTTAATGCCGAGGCGACGCCCGAGCAGCAGCAGCGTCAGAAGACAACGATCGAGCTCAGCTCCGGCAAGCCAAGCTTCGACGTCGTGCATCTGAGCTACCATGTCCAGAAGCGCCAGTTCGAAAAAGGCGGCTGGCTTGCCGATATCAGCGGCTTCATGAAGGACCCGTCGCTCACCGATCCCTCGCTGACGGAAAGCGATTTCGCCGAGGCCGGGCTGAAATTCGCCAAGGATTCCGCAGGCGTCATGCGCTCCCTGCCCTTCTCGGTGGACTACTGGATCGTCTACTGGAACAAGACCCTGTTCGAGAAGAAAGGCCTCGCCTATCCGGAAACCTTCGAAGATATGGCGAAAGCCGCCGAGGCGCTGACGGATAAATCGACCAACACCTACGGCTTCGTCGCCCGCGGCCTGAAGAATGCCAACGCGCCGGTGTGGACGACCTTCATGCTCGGCTATGGCACGACGCCGCTTTCGGCTGACGGCAAGCTGCAGACGGAATCGCAGGGCGCCGTCGATGCCGCCAAGCTCTATCAGCGCCTGATGACGAAATCGGCACCTCCCGGTGTTTCCGGCTTCAACTGGGCGGAAGCACAATCGGCCTTCCTGCAGGGCAAGATCGGCATGTGGGTCGATGGCGTCGGCTTTGCGCCGCCGATCGAAAATCCGGAAAAATCCCGCGTAGTCGGGCAAGTCGGCTACGGCGTCATGCCGAAGGGACCGAACGCGCAGGCAGCTGCGACGACCGGCGATGGCCTGGGCGTGACGGCAGCCAGCCAGAAGAAGGAAGCCGCTTATCTCTTCTGCCAATGGGCGATCTCGCATGACATGGGTACACGCCTCCTGCAGGCCGGCGCAGGCGTTCCCTTCCGCCAGTCCATTCTGGAGGATCAGAAGGTGCGCGAAGGCGTGAAGATGCCGGGCGCCTGGCTCGATGCCGTCGCCGGTTCCGCCAAGGTCTCTCAGCTGGCGCTACCCGTTATCATCCCTGTCACTGAGTTCCGCGACATCTATGGTGTCGCGCTGACGAACATGATCGGCGGCGCAGATCCCGCAGCCGAACTGAAGACGGCAACCGCCCAGTTCGAGCCGGTTCTGGCACGAAGCGAGGGATAA